Proteins encoded in a region of the Planctomycetaceae bacterium genome:
- a CDS encoding FAD-binding protein translates to MIEVLSETTMSDYIVLVKQVPDITQITDNAFNLETGTLIRSRLASVINELDTQALAIANRMNQLSEKPGKVIALTMGPPAAEDVLKYCLARCCHSAVLLTDKALGGADTWATANPLAFAIKKIAAELLNNSKDYYVVCGMQSVDGDTAQVPAQIAEELNVPCLPYITNVEYKNNHFEFTGIISGGSQIISSKKTPAVITVAKYEYPLFATFDGTRMASNFKFIQWGANDINATNVGIAGSKTRVISVFPPGKTTRKCQELKTADELVKAIAENFGKEKQNGESGDNGYVLPAKRKNFDRSFEGTKKESEDYEILSDVLEKLEIKNLEEITEETKEKILAAAGEHFHKKALEDMLAGLQAVEPAYKGQVWVAAERDEDKIHPATFELIGKARHLADSLETQVGVVIAGNNLQTKELIEAGADFVYAIEHPLLEKFDPVTYRKVFADTIGKYWPQIVLYAATPQGRIMAPMIGYRLGCGLTADCTGLDIRDSSRKNQVAVLMQTRPALGGNVMATICTKDSQCQMATARPGVMKRLPADPTRTGKVIKETADISATDISLEIIKTEKGHGKVNLGAEVVVSGGKGMQSRDNYETLVNSLVSTLKNKLQTSVEKGASRAAVEQGFIDRIHQVGQTGTSIGPKLYIALGISGAIQHMIGVANSDIIVAINSDPAAPIFKHCDYYIVGTIEKIVPQFVNALAENI, encoded by the coding sequence ATGATAGAAGTTTTAAGCGAAACGACTATGAGCGATTATATAGTATTAGTAAAACAGGTTCCCGACATAACGCAGATTACAGACAATGCCTTTAATCTGGAAACCGGTACTCTAATCCGTTCGCGGCTGGCAAGCGTCATCAACGAGCTCGACACGCAGGCTCTTGCGATTGCCAACCGGATGAATCAGTTGAGCGAAAAGCCGGGCAAAGTTATCGCGCTGACGATGGGGCCGCCGGCGGCTGAAGATGTTCTGAAATATTGTCTGGCAAGGTGCTGCCATAGCGCAGTGCTTCTTACGGATAAGGCGCTTGGCGGAGCCGATACCTGGGCGACGGCAAATCCACTTGCGTTCGCAATAAAAAAAATCGCGGCTGAACTTCTCAATAACTCGAAAGATTATTACGTCGTCTGCGGAATGCAATCGGTTGACGGCGACACCGCACAAGTGCCGGCGCAAATTGCTGAAGAATTAAACGTGCCCTGCCTGCCATACATTACCAACGTCGAATATAAAAATAATCATTTTGAATTTACCGGCATCATCAGCGGCGGAAGTCAAATCATCAGCAGTAAAAAAACGCCCGCTGTTATCACGGTTGCCAAATATGAATATCCGCTGTTCGCAACTTTCGACGGAACACGAATGGCGAGCAATTTTAAATTTATCCAGTGGGGTGCAAACGACATCAACGCTACAAATGTCGGAATCGCCGGCTCAAAGACAAGAGTGATTTCCGTTTTCCCGCCGGGCAAGACAACGAGAAAATGTCAGGAACTGAAAACTGCCGACGAACTTGTCAAAGCAATCGCGGAAAATTTCGGCAAAGAAAAACAAAATGGCGAATCAGGCGATAATGGTTATGTTCTACCGGCGAAACGGAAAAATTTCGACCGAAGTTTCGAGGGTACGAAAAAGGAAAGCGAAGATTATGAAATTCTTTCTGATGTTTTAGAGAAACTCGAAATTAAAAATCTCGAAGAGATTACAGAAGAAACAAAAGAAAAAATTCTTGCCGCTGCCGGTGAACATTTTCATAAAAAAGCTCTCGAAGATATGCTCGCCGGTTTGCAGGCTGTTGAACCTGCATATAAAGGCCAGGTTTGGGTTGCCGCAGAACGAGACGAAGACAAAATTCATCCGGCGACATTTGAACTTATCGGTAAAGCGCGACATCTTGCCGACTCCCTCGAAACGCAGGTCGGAGTTGTAATTGCCGGAAATAATTTACAAACGAAAGAACTTATCGAAGCAGGTGCGGATTTTGTTTACGCAATTGAGCATCCGCTGCTTGAAAAATTTGACCCTGTTACGTATCGCAAAGTTTTCGCCGATACGATTGGCAAATACTGGCCGCAGATTGTTCTTTACGCAGCGACGCCACAGGGCAGAATTATGGCGCCAATGATTGGATACAGACTCGGCTGCGGCTTAACGGCTGATTGCACGGGACTGGATATTCGCGACAGCAGCAGAAAAAATCAGGTTGCTGTTTTAATGCAGACACGTCCCGCGCTTGGCGGAAATGTAATGGCGACGATTTGCACGAAAGATTCGCAATGCCAGATGGCGACGGCTCGGCCGGGCGTTATGAAAAGACTGCCAGCAGACCCAACGCGAACAGGAAAAGTTATAAAAGAAACCGCGGATATAAGCGCAACGGATATAAGTCTTGAAATTATCAAAACGGAAAAGGGCCACGGCAAAGTCAATCTCGGTGCAGAAGTTGTCGTCAGCGGCGGCAAAGGAATGCAGAGCAGAGACAATTACGAAACGCTCGTGAACAGTCTCGTTTCAACGTTAAAAAATAAATTACAAACAAGCGTCGAGAAAGGCGCATCTCGTGCGGCTGTCGAGCAGGGATTTATCGACCGTATTCATCAGGTCGGCCAAACCGGCACATCTATCGGGCCTAAACTCTACATCGCACTTGGAATTTCCGGCGCGATACAGCACATGATTGGCGTTGCCAACAGCGATATCATTGTCGCAATCAACAGCGACCCCGCGGCGCCGATTTTCAAACACTGCGATTATTATATAGTTGGAACGATTGAAAAAATTGTACCGCAATTTGTAAATGCACTGGCGGAAAATATATGA
- a CDS encoding corrinoid protein — MADLKALSEAVIKGDQNKALEITKAAIAENMAPAKILNDGLIAGMNVIGVRFKNNEVYIPEVLIAARAMKTAMEVLEPKLVEAGVQPLAKAAVGTVQGDLHDIGKNLVVMMLKGAGFNVVDLGVDVSPQKFVDKIKELNPKVVGMSALLTTTMPSMEKTIQAIKAAGLTVKTMIGGAPVTQAYADRIGADGYAADAASAVDLAKSLI; from the coding sequence ATGGCAGATTTAAAAGCGTTAAGCGAAGCTGTAATCAAAGGCGACCAGAACAAGGCTCTGGAAATCACCAAAGCCGCGATAGCCGAAAATATGGCACCGGCTAAAATCCTCAACGACGGCCTCATCGCAGGCATGAACGTTATCGGCGTTCGTTTCAAAAACAACGAAGTTTACATTCCGGAAGTTTTGATTGCCGCAAGAGCGATGAAGACAGCGATGGAAGTTTTGGAACCGAAGCTCGTTGAAGCCGGCGTTCAGCCGTTGGCAAAGGCGGCTGTTGGAACAGTTCAGGGCGATTTGCACGATATCGGCAAGAACCTTGTCGTTATGATGTTAAAGGGTGCAGGTTTCAACGTTGTTGACCTTGGCGTGGACGTTTCGCCGCAGAAATTCGTTGATAAGATTAAGGAGCTCAATCCGAAGGTTGTCGGTATGAGCGCATTGCTGACTACGACAATGCCGTCGATGGAAAAGACAATCCAGGCAATTAAAGCAGCGGGCTTGACTGTAAAGACGATGATTGGCGGAGCGCCCGTTACACAGGCTTACGCCGACAGGATTGGCGCTGACGGTTACGCTGCGGATGCCGCTTCAGCGGTTGATTTGGCAAAGTCGCTGATTTAA